A region of Carassius auratus strain Wakin chromosome 11, ASM336829v1, whole genome shotgun sequence DNA encodes the following proteins:
- the cass4 gene encoding cas scaffolding protein family member 4 isoform X1: MEPLFARALYDNTAETVDELPFRKGDIIVVLEKNVAGILGWWRCALHGRQGLAPANRLAPLSPAEAEKLCMNLGTESNLCHQNIYQIPKATRPAVIPIYEEMSTIYKVPPQAASSQDKHTAQEDLEGTRSHDALTARGATEIYDVPSLPSTVMSNTDFHNTYEVLQSVRCMTATKEKVNALPSMTSQDLNYDIPAAPISEGIQKCGYSTMPKPCKSEWLYDVPVFPQKQGCEPCESNYVTMPPKTMNSNMLLYNTLPNHSLPENRHSPIQPLYDIPKPTKAVVQSCTDTGNATNSYIYDVPPCLKQTESPVVLLRKQKPPETDSKKTHESLQYSAKPGPMFDRCPLGGRTMSRQPVEETIRRDDEDNKDHQRSSTVSTSSTASSSSRSSCDSFMLSSPEPEPLREVTLSQEEASNRLLELQEAVCQSVPKLMLFVSSHWRTKKHLNQHLHQIHMATENVTDSVTCFLNFALDVKGNAQRLTDSNLRTRLLKQLSIVEDSGLILQQATKTLRDLGWLLDKLAQDDSQSQTPDHLERFVMVARTIPEDVKRLVSILNANGKLLFRVPAKEPEVVENIGPSKRRSHSKSEPMVDSGIDESDYVQLQTKTEFDQQPKPAKSSFKSKKNGDTLKKQVSKPQSINPCSPLPTSISDHCRLYFGAIQKAISVFLSSLNDGQPPETFISHSKLVIMVGQRLVNTLCNEAKNQEASRDMLSMSNQLCAHLKQLAIVTKKAALNFPDKLALQEVQDIAKELAQRAQHFRMSLDI, translated from the exons CCGCTGTTTGCCAGAGCTCTTTATGACAACACAGCCGAAACCGTGGATGAACTGCCCTTTCGCAAGGGTGACATCATCGTGGTGCTGGAGAAGAACGTGGCGGGGATCCTCGGCTGGTGGAGGTGTGCTCTTCATGGACGTCAGGGCCTGGCACCAGCGAACCGCCTGGCTCCGCTTTCCCCAGCAGAAGCTGAGAAACTTTGTATGAACTTGGGCACAGAGAGCAACCTCTGCCATCAGAACATCTATCAGATTCCAAAAGCCACCAGGCCAGCAGTGATTCCGATTTATGAAGAAATGAGTACAATATATAAAGTGCCCCCTCAAGCTGCCTCTTCACAAGATAAGCACACGGCACAAGAGGATCTAGAAGGAACCAGATCTCATGAC GCTTTAACAGCCAGAGGTGCTACAGAAATATATGATGTTCCAAGCCTG CCATCTACAGTGATGTCAAACACAGACTTTCATAATACATATGAAGTGCTGCAAAGTGTGAGATGTATGACTGCAACCAAGGAAAAA GTCAACGCCTTACCCTCGATGACTTCCCAAGACCTCAATTATGACATCCCAGCAGCCCCTATCAGTGAGGGTATTCAAAAATGTGGTTATAGTACCATGCCGAAACCCTGTAAGTCTGAATGGCTATATGATGTGCCTGTTTTCCCCCAAAAACAAGGATGTGAACCTTGTGAGTCTAACTATGTCACCATGCCACCCAAAACTATGAATTCAAACATGTTGCTTTACAACACTTTGCCAAATCACAGCTTGCCTGAAAACAGGCACAGCCCTATCCAGCCCCTCTATGACATCCCTAAACCGACCAAAGCAGTGGTGCAGTCTTGTACAGATACTGGGAATGCAACAAATTCATACATCTATGATGTCCCACCTTGCCTTAAACAAACAGAGAGCCCTGTAGTGTTACTCAGAAAGCAAAAACCTCCTGAAACAGACTCTAAAAAGACCCATGAATCTCTTCAGTATAGTGCTAAACCTGGGCCCATGTTTGACCGTTGCCCCTTGGGGGGCAGAACAATGTCCAGGCAGCCAGTGGAAGAGACAATAAGAAGGGATGATGAGGACAACAAAGACCACCAGAGGAGCTCGACAGTGTCCACCTCCTCCACAGCTTCCAGTTCTTCCAGAAGCTCATGTGACTCTTTCATGCTGAGTTCTCCTGAACCTGAGCCCTTGCGTGAGGTCACACTTTCACAGGAGGAAGCCAGCAACAGGTTGCTTGAGCTGCAAGAAGCAGTGTGCCAATCTGTGCCAAAGCTTATGCTGTTCGTCAGCAGCCATTGGAGAACCAAAAAGCATCTGAATCAGCACCTCCATCAGATCCACATGGCCACCGAAAACGTGACTGACTCTGTCACCTGCTTTCTGAACTTCGCCTTGGATGTCAAAGGTAATGCACAGCGGCTGACAGATTCCAACCTGCGGACCAGGCTTCTGAAGCAGCTCTCCATTGTTGAAGACTCAGGCTTGATCCTTCAGCAGGCTACAAAGACTCTGCGAGATCTGGGCTGGCTGCTAGATAAGCTAGCTCAGGATGACAGCCAGTCACAGACGCCTGACCACCTGGAGCGCTTTGTTATGGTGGCTCGAACCATACCAGAGGATGTGAAGAGGCTGGTATCCATCCTGAATGCAAATGGAAAGCTTCTATTCAGAGTCCCGGCTAAGGAACCAGAAGTAGTGGAGAATATAGGCCCGTCTAAAAGAAGAAGTCACAGCAAAAGTGAACCAATGGTAGACTCGGGCATAGATGAAAGTGACTATGTACAACTTCAG ACAAAGACAGAGTTCGACCAACAACCAAAGCCAGCAAAAAGCAGTTTTAAATCAAAGAAGAATGGTGATACCTTGAAGAAACAG GTTTCCAAACCACAGTCCATTAACCCCTGCAGTCCACTCCCGACCTCCATCTCTGACCACTGCCGGCTGTATTTTGGAGCTATTCAGAAGGCCATCAGTGTGTTTCTAAGTAGCCTGAATGATGGACAGCCCCCTGAAACGTTCATCTCCCACAGTAAGCTGGTCATCATGGTGGGCCAAAGACTCGTGAACACTCTGTGTAATGAAGCTAAAAATCAAGAGGCCAGCAGGGATATGTTGTCTATGAGCAATCAGCTGTGTGCCCATCTCAAGCAACTGGCCATAGTGACCAAGAAGGCAGCTTTGAACTTCCCCGACAAACTAGCTCTCCAGGAGGTGCAGGACATAGCCAAAGAGCTGGCTCAAAGGGCACAACACTTCAGAATGTCACTGGACATCTGA
- the cass4 gene encoding cas scaffolding protein family member 4 isoform X2: MNLGTESNLCHQNIYQIPKATRPAVIPIYEEMSTIYKVPPQAASSQDKHTAQEDLEGTRSHDALTARGATEIYDVPSLPSTVMSNTDFHNTYEVLQSVRCMTATKEKVNALPSMTSQDLNYDIPAAPISEGIQKCGYSTMPKPCKSEWLYDVPVFPQKQGCEPCESNYVTMPPKTMNSNMLLYNTLPNHSLPENRHSPIQPLYDIPKPTKAVVQSCTDTGNATNSYIYDVPPCLKQTESPVVLLRKQKPPETDSKKTHESLQYSAKPGPMFDRCPLGGRTMSRQPVEETIRRDDEDNKDHQRSSTVSTSSTASSSSRSSCDSFMLSSPEPEPLREVTLSQEEASNRLLELQEAVCQSVPKLMLFVSSHWRTKKHLNQHLHQIHMATENVTDSVTCFLNFALDVKGNAQRLTDSNLRTRLLKQLSIVEDSGLILQQATKTLRDLGWLLDKLAQDDSQSQTPDHLERFVMVARTIPEDVKRLVSILNANGKLLFRVPAKEPEVVENIGPSKRRSHSKSEPMVDSGIDESDYVQLQTKTEFDQQPKPAKSSFKSKKNGDTLKKQVSKPQSINPCSPLPTSISDHCRLYFGAIQKAISVFLSSLNDGQPPETFISHSKLVIMVGQRLVNTLCNEAKNQEASRDMLSMSNQLCAHLKQLAIVTKKAALNFPDKLALQEVQDIAKELAQRAQHFRMSLDI; the protein is encoded by the exons ATGAACTTGGGCACAGAGAGCAACCTCTGCCATCAGAACATCTATCAGATTCCAAAAGCCACCAGGCCAGCAGTGATTCCGATTTATGAAGAAATGAGTACAATATATAAAGTGCCCCCTCAAGCTGCCTCTTCACAAGATAAGCACACGGCACAAGAGGATCTAGAAGGAACCAGATCTCATGAC GCTTTAACAGCCAGAGGTGCTACAGAAATATATGATGTTCCAAGCCTG CCATCTACAGTGATGTCAAACACAGACTTTCATAATACATATGAAGTGCTGCAAAGTGTGAGATGTATGACTGCAACCAAGGAAAAA GTCAACGCCTTACCCTCGATGACTTCCCAAGACCTCAATTATGACATCCCAGCAGCCCCTATCAGTGAGGGTATTCAAAAATGTGGTTATAGTACCATGCCGAAACCCTGTAAGTCTGAATGGCTATATGATGTGCCTGTTTTCCCCCAAAAACAAGGATGTGAACCTTGTGAGTCTAACTATGTCACCATGCCACCCAAAACTATGAATTCAAACATGTTGCTTTACAACACTTTGCCAAATCACAGCTTGCCTGAAAACAGGCACAGCCCTATCCAGCCCCTCTATGACATCCCTAAACCGACCAAAGCAGTGGTGCAGTCTTGTACAGATACTGGGAATGCAACAAATTCATACATCTATGATGTCCCACCTTGCCTTAAACAAACAGAGAGCCCTGTAGTGTTACTCAGAAAGCAAAAACCTCCTGAAACAGACTCTAAAAAGACCCATGAATCTCTTCAGTATAGTGCTAAACCTGGGCCCATGTTTGACCGTTGCCCCTTGGGGGGCAGAACAATGTCCAGGCAGCCAGTGGAAGAGACAATAAGAAGGGATGATGAGGACAACAAAGACCACCAGAGGAGCTCGACAGTGTCCACCTCCTCCACAGCTTCCAGTTCTTCCAGAAGCTCATGTGACTCTTTCATGCTGAGTTCTCCTGAACCTGAGCCCTTGCGTGAGGTCACACTTTCACAGGAGGAAGCCAGCAACAGGTTGCTTGAGCTGCAAGAAGCAGTGTGCCAATCTGTGCCAAAGCTTATGCTGTTCGTCAGCAGCCATTGGAGAACCAAAAAGCATCTGAATCAGCACCTCCATCAGATCCACATGGCCACCGAAAACGTGACTGACTCTGTCACCTGCTTTCTGAACTTCGCCTTGGATGTCAAAGGTAATGCACAGCGGCTGACAGATTCCAACCTGCGGACCAGGCTTCTGAAGCAGCTCTCCATTGTTGAAGACTCAGGCTTGATCCTTCAGCAGGCTACAAAGACTCTGCGAGATCTGGGCTGGCTGCTAGATAAGCTAGCTCAGGATGACAGCCAGTCACAGACGCCTGACCACCTGGAGCGCTTTGTTATGGTGGCTCGAACCATACCAGAGGATGTGAAGAGGCTGGTATCCATCCTGAATGCAAATGGAAAGCTTCTATTCAGAGTCCCGGCTAAGGAACCAGAAGTAGTGGAGAATATAGGCCCGTCTAAAAGAAGAAGTCACAGCAAAAGTGAACCAATGGTAGACTCGGGCATAGATGAAAGTGACTATGTACAACTTCAG ACAAAGACAGAGTTCGACCAACAACCAAAGCCAGCAAAAAGCAGTTTTAAATCAAAGAAGAATGGTGATACCTTGAAGAAACAG GTTTCCAAACCACAGTCCATTAACCCCTGCAGTCCACTCCCGACCTCCATCTCTGACCACTGCCGGCTGTATTTTGGAGCTATTCAGAAGGCCATCAGTGTGTTTCTAAGTAGCCTGAATGATGGACAGCCCCCTGAAACGTTCATCTCCCACAGTAAGCTGGTCATCATGGTGGGCCAAAGACTCGTGAACACTCTGTGTAATGAAGCTAAAAATCAAGAGGCCAGCAGGGATATGTTGTCTATGAGCAATCAGCTGTGTGCCCATCTCAAGCAACTGGCCATAGTGACCAAGAAGGCAGCTTTGAACTTCCCCGACAAACTAGCTCTCCAGGAGGTGCAGGACATAGCCAAAGAGCTGGCTCAAAGGGCACAACACTTCAGAATGTCACTGGACATCTGA